GAGAGACTTTTCGAGATTTGCATCATGATCTTCTTGTGTTTACCGCAAACGGTAATATCGTCGAGGTAGGCGTACGTCCCTGTTAATCCTTCTTTCCGGATCACCCAGTCGATAGTTCTTTGGAACGCAGATACGCCGTTTGTGACGCCGAAAGGAATTCTAGTAAATTGGTAAAGATTTCCTGCAGCTTCGAATGCAGTGTAGATTTCTCCTGAGGAAGTATCGGCACTTGGTGATAAGCACTTTGAAGATCGATAGCACTGAATATATTGTAATTAGAGATCTTAGTAACAGTTTCTTCTATATTTGGCAGAGGGTAAGCGTCTAACTGTGTATATCGATTAATAGTCTGCGAGTAATCAATCACCATTCTTTCTTGTGATTGGCGTTCTTAGTAATCAAGACCTGCGCTCTCCACGGCGATTGGCTCTCTTCGATTATACCGTCTCGTAACAATTTTTCTACTTCGGACTGATAAACTGTTGATCTTCAGATGAGTACTGCGAGATCTTATGGCGATCGGCTTGCAGTCTAGAGTAAGGTTCGGAAACAACGGCACCGCAGGTACGGTTGCTTCAGCTACAGAGCAAACTTTGAGCGCTTGCTTCGATCCACCAAATTCAAACTCCAGGGTCGAGTGTAGTTTCAATATGTCGTGACCGATAATCATGTCAGCGCACAAATCCTTTACGATTAGGAGTTCAATATTTTCGTAAGAGTACTTCCCTATGCGAATAGTTTGGCGGGTGAGGCCATTTACTTGTGATGTCAAAGACAGTGAAGCCATCGTCACTGTTTGTTGACAGTTAAGCTTTCTTAGCTTTAGCAGATTTGCGAATTCTTCGTTTATGAAACTTATGCTGCTTCCCGTGTCAATTAAAGCGTCAGCACGAACACCTTTGATGTAAGCTTCAGCCATAGCTTTTTGAAGTGAAGTAGGTGAAGCAGCTGTTATGCAAGCGGTGCAGTGCTTACAGCCATCATCAGTACTTGAGGTGGCGGCGCTGTTTTGACCTTTGCTACGACAAACAGTCGAAAAATGACCCTTCTTACCACAAGCATGGCATTCAACATCAACTGCCGGGCAGGTTTTGCGAGCATGAAGAGGGCCGCCACAGAAAAAGCACTTGCGTCGATAAGATTTTGTTTCCGGGATCTAGGTGCTGCAGCTACTGTTTCAAGAGATCTAGAAGTAGATGGAGTGGTAGTTTCATTGATTTTTGAAGAATGAGACATAGAGTTGACAATTGGAGATTGGCTATTAAATAGCACCGAGTTAGCTTCAGCTGTTTCCATAGATAGCGCTAGATTGTAGGCTTGCTCTAAGGTCAGCGTCAAATTTTCTAACAGTCTCTGACGAATGTTAGATGAATTGATCCCGGCTATAAAAGCTCCACGTATGCTATCACTTCTATTCGTTTCAGCGTCCACGGAATTGAATTGGCATTCTTTAGATAGTTGTCTGAGTGCCTGAAGATATGTGTCGATAGATTCTCCTGACTGCTGGCGCCTCGTCGCGAGTACATGTCTAGCGTATATTATATTCTTAGGTTTTACATACAAGGCATCCAGGATGGCGATGGCATCGGCATACGTTGTGCAATCACTGATGTATGCAAAAACTCGCGGCGAAACATAGTTCACTAGCAGTTGTAGCTTGACGGCGTCAAGAAGACGAGCAGGAGCAGCAGGTGCGCCAGCATCCGTTGCAGCGGGGGCGGACGCGGCTTCACGAGCGGTCAAAAAGTTTCCGAAGGTCCGCTTCCAGTGTTCCCACTCAGGCGCGGTGGTATTTAATGATGGGTCACCATCAAAACGTTCGGGTCGTAAGAATCTATCCATTTTACtaattgaataaattgtaataatacGGAAATAAACCTTTTACATAAAGCTAGGCTTTATTCAATTAGAAATTACACATGACACAACTAGACAGTTTGACATAATTCATAGTGgtaataatataaagtacatAGAGTTCAGCGATGTGCATAAGGACTCATTGAATCAGTAAAGAGTCGATATCATATcaacctgagaacaaacattcatattttcatacaaatatttgcccagatacgaatcgaacccggggacctcgagcttcgtagtcaggttctctaaccactaggctatctggtcgtcaaattatGGTAGTAAGATAAAAAAAGGCCTATTCTCTATTCTAACAACATGAATCTTGGAACCATGTCGGCTATCCATCCATACAAGCATAATAATTACAGTCATTGACCTCCAGCTGCAACCAAATCTATAATCACTGTTCATTATGCATGAGCATTCCAATTATGTTACAGAATGGCAAGgtgcatattattttatttggtataGATGGCAACACTTTATGGTACTAAAAGCAGGGAACTTCCCAAAATATTCCtaatatcatatttattatattttctagtTTTGGTCTGACAAGAGAAGAAGCATaaagttaaaacaaaaacaaatagatGAAGGAAAACTGGATGACAGATTGTCCCCTGTAGAAAGGAAAATTTATGACTTGTCATTAGTTGAAAATTCTATATCAcctataagtaagtacctatatatatgaatattataatttaatattttcatccatgtttttttttaattttaaattttatgagaCAGTTATTATTAATGCAGGCTTTTATTGTCCCCACTAGATaggttaaaatatatttttatttaatgaaagcATGATTTGAAGAAGCAAATCTTCtgcatcaaaaaataattattttcttaaaatattagttgtggaaacaacatttttttatatttttagcccTATTTTGCATTGTGGTGACATGCCAAAAAATAGATACAATTCCATAAGTTGATGGTTGAGattatttatatgttatttaAGATCTCttgattaataaaaataaggaaataataatataaaaaactgaTTGTAATGAAATAAGTCAGATTTTTGACACAATTTTCGTACATATCAACCCTGATCAAGTTTCTTATCCAAATGTTTCTACATTCATATCTGATTGGTTGATTTGTCACATCCATTGCTGACTGTctgcttgcttgtttgtttaatgatgataatgaacagtatttaaaaataaggaaataataatataaaaaactgaTTGTAATGAAATAAGTCAGATTTTTGACACAATTTTCGTACATATCAACCCTGATCAAGTTTCTTATCCAAATGTTTCTACATTCATATCTGATTGGTTGATTTGTCACATCCATTGCTGACTGTCTGCTTGCTTGTTTGttaatgatgataataaacagtatttaaaaataaggaaataataatataaaaaactgattttaatgaaataagtcAGATTGACACAACTTTCGTACATATCAACCCTGATCAAGTTTCTTATCAGAGTGTTTCTACATACAGATCTGATTGGTTGATTTGTCACATCCATTGCTGACTGTCTGCTTGTTTGTCTAATGCTGATAATGAACAgtattaaaattacagaaaaaaagaaaggtgTAAAGCAAGAGCCAGTGAATGGGGATGAAGATGAATCCAATGATGACTCCTTCCTGAAAGAAGTGGATGAAATGGATTTCACAAACACAGAGTCCAATAAGCTGCTTGTCACAGAAGCTGATGAGAGGCAAATGTCCATAATGGAAAAATTGGTCAGTTTTAAATACATGTGTTGCTATCAATATAGTATAGCCACTAAACataaatttatcatcatcatcatagtcaATATTTGTCCCACTACTGAGCGCAAACCGTCTTAGATTGAGAAAATATGCAACACTAACTCCTGTTACCTCTTCAGGCTTAAACTGCTGAATTtttgtgaaatttggtatggagataaacAAAAGATAccttatttttgataaaataatttccaaaattgTAAAACTTGTTACTTTTGTCTGGGGTCTTACTtacatctgttaaaaaagtCGGGACTGTAAAGGCTTTAGTCTGGAAACTTCTAAATTAATTGTAATATATTTGATTGCACTTAGTCAAGTTTGTTTAGTTTCCCTGCCTATGGCAGATATTCTGTATGACATTAATTAGGGTTTGCAGATAGCCTAAAttatgtatgaatgtatgtatgtaaactctttattctacaaaaggaaacacaaaaatacaattggaaAAACTTTGAGatgcttgtacaaaggcggagtTATCCCTTTAAGGACCGCCAAAGAGTGagttaattattgaaaatacaaactgaaatatagatgcacagaaaaaacagaaaaataagaccatcactgggaatcgaacccaggtcctcggtaatctgtaccgcgtgctataccgctacaccactgatggtcaacataCAGATACATACAGATACATAcatatagcacgcggtacggattaccgaggacctgggttcgattcccagtgatggtcttatttttctgttttttctgtgcatctatatttcagtttgtattttcaatttcggttttacgggatgaccgtaaaagtaaaaatttggaattgaaataaaaaatacaaaaagattccaaaaaaccaatcttgagttaattatatttgaaatttattatatttggtgAATAGGTGGAAGTGATGGACCAACAAGCAGCTGCAATGAACCAACTGGCACAGGCTACTCTCACTAGTTCCAAAGCTATGGAGAGACTTGCTGATGCATCTCACATTCAAGTAtgttatttatttcctttttttagacgaccagatggcctagtggttagagaacctgactacgaagcttgaggtcccgggttcgattcccgtgtcggggcagatatttgtataaaaaatacgattgtttgttctcgggtcttgggtgtttaggTACTATGTATTTCggtttaaagaaatttattactctcaaaagaaatttacatttcacttaatgagAAATCATGCATGTTAGTAGTGAACgttattgatttattacaatatattatacattaATATACATTACATCACATTAGTgttattaattcattttttatttaagtatgtatctatgtatataattacatttatctgttgcttagtacccataacacaacctttgctaagcttactttgggactaggtcaattggtgtgaattgtcccgtgatatttatttattttttaaactgtatctattttcataaatttgtaTCCGCTCACTTTCGTGGTGTCTAGTAAAAATTCAGTTTAAAAAGCCAATTTTTTTACAGGCTGTAGCAGTAGACAGGCTGGCCAATTCTTTCGAAAGCATCAGTGCGTCAGTACATGACGTCAGAAATGCTATAATGAGCATAGACTATACAATGAAGAGATGTTATACCGCCACAACTACACAACACAGGCAAAATCCCAATATTTTTAGTTAATGTACCTGTTACTAGTACTATTACTTACTTCTTTCAATTATACTtcctttttttagcattagaaagaaggtcgatcttgatgtgtctctttattgaaaaacactgttgaaaaataaattacagcaaatatgtaacaattagcaagggcaTATACGAGTATGATCATTTAAATGCTTTTGGTactataagtaatatttactgtgtttaaaaaaagtttttcaatgAAAAGACCCATTTAAATTgtctactatttttctaatgctaaaaacaaAGTACATATATACTTAGCTGATATGAAAAGACTGTCGTCAAAAGTAGAAGTACTTTTAGTTTAGTGTACCTGtaatttaaactatttattattgTCAATAATGTATTAATAGAAACATGATAAGCGAATGTCCTTCATTAACAATAGGTGTTGTGTTAGCAATTAATATTTTCAGTATGGTTGAGCAAAACTAGTTTTTGGTTGTTTCTAATATTGTGTCTGTAATAACCTTGAAATATTTcatagtaagtataaaatatataatattaaaaaccatGTATTATTTTATCACCAAATATTTAGTAATAAGCATTTTAGTGTTATAGTTTGGTTAGGTGGTTTCAATTCATAAGTGGAACGCGTTCTGAAACAAAGATTGTAGCGCGCCGTTATCTTATCTCATGAAAGTGATAACGCTCCTGTTTTATCAATATATCATTGCTCCATTTTATACGAAAGCATTCATGTGTCAGAACCAGCTAAATAGTACCTGTGAAGTTCATAATGAAAACAATTGCAATTTATTCGCGGGTCATTAATGTgcgtaattataaaaaatggcGTTGATATTAAAATTGGTTGTGTTGTTGATGAGTGCCGGTGCGTTTGCTCAGCTGTGTCCGAAACAATGTGACTGTGATGTTGATAACGGATTGAACAGGGCGTCGTGCGAGGGACAAAACATTGTCAGCGTTCAAGTGGGAGTGCCCGATGCCGTGCAAGTTTATAGCCTCAGCCGGAATGCAATTAGCGAACTGGACAACTACTGCTTCAAAGTAAGTGCAAAAAATGTGAATGAGTAAGCCAGTAGGACagccattatttatttactcgttATCTCTTTTCAGGAAGCAGGATACTCTTCAATTGAAGTACTAAATTTATCTTACAACGTCATCTTTTGGATCGGGCTTCACGCCTTCGCCGGGTTGGATAAGTTGATTCACCTCGATCTGAGTAACAATAGGCTGAGGTACATAGCGTTGGATCTTTTCTTCGAGTCGCCGCAACTACATATACTTGATTTATCCGGAAATGTTTTTGAATCACTCAAAAATGAACCTTTTATTAACCACACGAAATTGCAAGTATGTTTGGCATcattgaataaaatttatttttatacataattcTAGTAACTTAAGTAGTAATTAAAATGGCCTATTGCAGGTGCTGAATTTAAACAACTGCCGAATAAAATCATTACCAGATAGAATGTTTAGCCGCCTACCAAACTTAAAGAAGCTAGACTTGAGCGAAAACTACTTAGTTTCACTAAACACTGAAGTGCTGCGGCCATTGCGGAAATTAGAAAGAATAGAGCTACGAAATGATTATTGGAATTGCGACCCTAGTTTCATGGCCGTAGAGACCTGGATAACATCCCACGGGATAAACTATGTGAAGCAATGTGTCAAAAAAACACCaaaaatgtttgagaaaatgatATCAGCTGTACCCGTAGAAAGAGTAGACGTCGACGTTAGTGATATATGGAAcataacaattattaaaaacgAAACGCTACCAGTTTTAAAACCTAGTAAAGAGTTGACATGGTTCCAAAAGATCGATCAAGAATTTTCGGCTAGCCAGGCGTTTGTTATTGGACTGGAATTAGGGCTGGCTTTAGGAATTGTCTGCACATACGTTTGGTTGCGAGCGTTGTGCGGATGTAGGCGGGTGAATTGCGCGCGGCCTCTTACTAGGAGGCAGCAGCGAAGGGCTCAAAGGATGGCTGATAGCGATATGAGAACAAATTTACTGTGGAGTAGTGCTGTGAACCCCGATTTAGAAACTCCTCCGTCGTACCGACGACGGCTGTCTCTTCCAGATGGGAGTGCTCCATACCCCACATATGGGATCCCGGGGCCCCGAGGCACTATAATACAAGCAGACGCCATAAGGCTACCGGACAGAGGCGAAACCCCGCCACCGCCTTATCACGAGTGTAGAATCAACATATAGCTCGCAGAGTTTATAGCTCGAGACAATGTCCTGTGTGAGTCATTTGTGTAATGTTTAAGACACTGCATAAATTTGTGATATTGTGCAATATTGTGTGCACTTCAATTTGTGTTGTActgttttttcttcttttgtatTAGATGGGGTATGTGACACGTTTCAAAGTTTACGAGTGTaaagaaataaagttatttttaagttcataatattatttattatttattgatttataaataaattgatcacatttcttttaactaaaaattatataatctgatataatataaatatacgaaaattatttttctaagtcAGACTCGTAAAATATTggtgaatttaaataatttcttataAACCTAATCTGATATAATTTGGGTAACTATAAAATGTTTGTACACAGAATAATAACACAACCTCATGGCAAATTGTTGGATGATCACGAAAATAACTATGGCATTTTCATGGCAATATTAATATAACGTTAGTTATAtggttatttataaataaaggaaTGTACAATTTGTATCCAGAGTCATGTTTACACAAACAGCTATGAGAAGTTTAAAACTACTTTACAATATATTCTATTTTGGCTAAAAAAGGAACATAAACTGTATAAAATGCATAATTACATAAACAATAAATCATTACAATTTTCgctttcatatttatatatcCATTTATTAAAATGCTAACTTGTCATATTGGAAATGCGATTTTTTGCAACATTGTTAGATTAAAAATAAGAaccttaattgaataatttactAGAGCAAAAATACTACATTATCTTAACAAATAACACACATGAGCTCAGAGGTTTTACTTCGTGGTAGGCAGAAGGCAAAAACGCTCTTTGCTTCTCGATTCAGATATATTCCCCTTTTACACTCTTTCCATGGAATAATGAAACTTAATTCTACTCGTTGTAATATAAAAGAAACCATAAGCGACATGACTATGGTTAAAATCATGTTGTTGTAACAACATACATGAAAATTGGTCAGGCAACTTcacaattaataatttaatcttGATGATATGTTAATATTCTATGACTTACGATAAAgcgatattaaaattatatttgctCTTTAAACCacttaataagtaggtaaattcaATTCATTCCAAAATTCCATAAAAAATCATTACATCTTTCCATTCGCACATACAACACATTACCATTTATATGCTTAAATTCTGGCATTTGTTCCAAAAAGATTCAAATAGATTCGTCACAGTCCCCCAGTCATGATAAGCCAAGAGCGACTCTCCATAAAGATACACTAATGTGCTTTTTGGCAAATATGGTAGTGAAATACACATATTTTGTTATTCagtttcataaaacaatatacATTGAGTTTAAAATCACATGTGAATAAAATGCTGAGTGGTTAACCTAAGCTAATACGCTCAGACAGTCGCGTGCTAACTACGAGTAGCTTAGCTTACCGAGCTCTCAAAACACTAATGTGTGCCCGAAGCGGTTAAGGCACGTTGCATTCATCAATCTTATCTTCAAATCTTAACAAAGAATATAATTCCGAGACCTTTAACTCAGAGGCTTTCGTCGTTGTCCAAGGCCAGTTGACTGATGTTGACATAGTCGGGATGCCGCGAGAAAACGTCGCCTAGCTGTTGGAAGGTTGGTCGCAAGTCGGGGTTGTACGCCCAACAATCCAGCATTACTTGGTAGATCTCGTCCGGACAGTCTTCCGGCCGCTCTAGCCGTTGGCCGCTTTCTACTATTTGTATCGCCTGGAAATCAAGAAACATGTATCGTGTCACGTTTCTACAATTTCTACACATTTCTACACGGTAACAAGTATAAATGCCTTAAAATGTTCTAAgctgcaaataaataattattaagacCAGACAAgctaaatgttttctttctttctaactagcctatatagtgtcctACCAgcatatctatctaatacctttaaacgagcaattcttgtatatataatcagaatctcggaaacggctccaacgatttcgatgaaatttggtatgtggaggTTTCGGGGATGACAGATCGATCTAGCTTtgtatctctgggaaaacgcttattatcgagttttagcccgagcgaagttcggttgcccaggtacttaaattaaaatggcAACCAACCTCAGTACCCCTCATATCCCCGTACGGCTGTTGCCCGTACGAGAACATCTCCCATAGCGTAACCCCGTAGCTCCACACGTCGCTGGCGTGACTGAAAGTCCCGTAGTTGTAGGACTCTGGCGCGTACCACTTGATCGGCCATTTTCCGCCGCGACTCGCCTTATAGTACGAACTGTCCGTAGAGAGCGCTCGGGAGAGACCGAAGTCGCTTATTTTGGCTTGATGcctgaaaataaagaaatttcaaTAAGCGTAATGACTAAATTGTGAAACTAGATATTCCTTCTTATtcctttttttcgaatatttatTGTCAGAGATAGGGTTTATAGCGGCAAGTCAACACTGTCGCAATCTTAATAGTGCAAGAAATTTCACTTTATCGATGTTAGTAGGTGTGCCAGGTGTGGTTCGATCTTCGATATCGTTGAGCTACAACTGCTGATAAAGACCAATAATATATTAAGTACTaatgtttacccgtggcttcgcacgcgtaaaccataaaTCCAGCagatgaattgaaattccggtattTCACTAAATTCCCCAAAATGATATGCTGATTTGCATTAGTGTTGCACTAAAATTAACCGTGCCAATTAAATTACATGACTAAATCCAGcagggaatatcgggataaaaagtagcctatgtgttctTCTAGACGTCAAGCTATACACATACAACCAAACTTCATccgaatccgtccagccgtttaagcgttaAGGAGTACCAAAcatacacatttataatattagtgggctACCTGCTAGCGAGCAGTATATTCCTGGCGGCGAGGTCACGGTGCACGAAGCGCCGGCGCTCCAGGTAGCGCATGCCGGCGGCCACCTGGCACGCCCACAGCCGCAGCTCGCAGCCCGGGGACACTTTCTCCGGCTGACGGACCAGGTACTCCAGCAGCGAGCCCAGCGGGACCAGCTCCTGGATCATCGCTAGCGGCGGACCCTGGAGGAGAGCAGTACTCGATACAATGCCATGGAATATTTAGTTATGGTTTTTatcaagtttttatttgatcaCTTGTACCAAAGATAACAAACCGGTTGCAGAAAAAAGAAGCTAAACGATGTCAGCATGAACATATGCACACATAGCGATACAACCAGTACCATGGTTATAGTAAGTGTCCCAAGCACGCACGcactcataaactttcgcactaataatattaaaagctCAAAGTGCGATCGAATCCGGTGCGCATCTAAGTTTTTCTGACTATGTGCGAAATTatgtttgaaaattaaaaaaaatatatttttttcataacatttttttttaataaccacGATTCATTAATTAGTAACAGTTAAGGTTtatggtaaaggaaaacattgtaaAGAAACTTGCTCACACCGGTTAAGAAATTCCATTCCATAGAAGAAATGCCTATGCACACTGGGCCGTAGGAACCATGGCCCGAGCCCTTATTCGAAGAGGAGACTTGTTCCCTGCACTGTGACATATATTACGTATATGTATAGGGCGAGATGAAACGAGGGAggccatgtccaacagtggacgtcaggcctgatatgacgatgatgagAATTAGTAGGATGACCACAGATAGCGTTCACACATACAAACACTTGGTCTTCTAAAACACTGTACTTACCAGCGAGACGCCTATCAGCCGCACGATGCACCGATGCCGTAGCGCCATCATCAGCTTGGCCTCTGCCAGGAACTCCCGCTGGTTGGACTCAGTGTGCTGCACGTGCAGAGTCTTGACGGCCACGGCTTGCGCGCTGCGGCCGGACCCCGGCACGCCCGCTAGCGTCGCTCGCAGCACGGAACCGAACTCGCCCTCGCCGAGCGTCGCGCCGAGAGTCAGCTCGCTCATTGGAATGAATTCTGCAACAAAAACAATGAATATATTAGCGTTTAAACTTAGGGGTGTATTTAGGGCAAGATTAGCCATGGATTTTATAAGACCAAATGTCCAAAAATGTCTGGTCTGTctgtttttagaagctttttCTCAATGGAAGGTTTATTCCGGGCGATATATTTTCGACATTCACAAGCGATAATCTGTCAATCTGAACTGTGTAAAAACTGATATGCTGTATTAATATTTCAGGAAACTGAAttacgtaccagagtggaaccttttcataataaatttcactatgatttttttggcagatgtatagaatatcaatatgacattagtagcacaaagctACCCTAACACGAGATTCAGTTTCCGCAACTGTAGATACTTTGTATCATCAATAAGACTTCATGATCACCTTGTAGTGTGGAAAGCTGTCCGTCAGAGTTGATAGATATTTCATTATAGTTTTCTCCCAGCGTCACTGCGGTGTTGTTAACTGGCACTTTGTATGTATCATTGTCGTCCATCGAGTCATTATTGTTTAAACTATCGTTCTGGAAGTCTGAAGAGAATGATATGTTCCTTGTGAGCAGTTCGAAAGCGTTTTTGGTAGGCGAACTGGGAACTGATAGCTGC
Above is a window of Choristoneura fumiferana chromosome 18, NRCan_CFum_1, whole genome shotgun sequence DNA encoding:
- the LOC141438047 gene encoding uncharacterized protein produces the protein MADSPSEVETTGRFSRPSLAQVKAIIDFMQKHPELANRKFRYGMNHDKFRKLWYELSSIANSIEGAVKSTKGWIKFWSDKRRSIKLKQKQIDEGKLDDRLSPVERKIYDLSLVENSISPIKKKKGVKQEPVNGDEDESNDDSFLKEVDEMDFTNTESNKLLVTEADERQMSIMEKLVEVMDQQAAAMNQLAQATLTSSKAMERLADASHIQAVAVDRLANSFESISASVHDVRNAIMSIDYTMKRCYTATTTQHRQNPNIFS
- the LOC141438046 gene encoding uncharacterized protein, with amino-acid sequence MALILKLVVLLMSAGAFAQLCPKQCDCDVDNGLNRASCEGQNIVSVQVGVPDAVQVYSLSRNAISELDNYCFKEAGYSSIEVLNLSYNVIFWIGLHAFAGLDKLIHLDLSNNRLRYIALDLFFESPQLHILDLSGNVFESLKNEPFINHTKLQVLNLNNCRIKSLPDRMFSRLPNLKKLDLSENYLVSLNTEVLRPLRKLERIELRNDYWNCDPSFMAVETWITSHGINYVKQCVKKTPKMFEKMISAVPVERVDVDVSDIWNITIIKNETLPVLKPSKELTWFQKIDQEFSASQAFVIGLELGLALGIVCTYVWLRALCGCRRVNCARPLTRRQQRRAQRMADSDMRTNLLWSSAVNPDLETPPSYRRRLSLPDGSAPYPTYGIPGPRGTIIQADAIRLPDRGETPPPPYHECRINI